From a region of the Mycobacterium sp. SMC-8 genome:
- a CDS encoding YbdD/YjiX family protein, with translation MGRVTAAARQAVGRIGWYCQTLMGDNHYQRYLDHHARRHTGEPPLSEREYWRRRHAAADADPGARCC, from the coding sequence ATGGGACGCGTTACCGCGGCCGCACGCCAAGCCGTCGGCCGCATCGGCTGGTACTGCCAAACCCTGATGGGCGACAACCACTATCAGCGCTATCTGGATCACCACGCGCGCAGACACACGGGTGAGCCCCCGCTGTCCGAACGCGAGTACTGGCGGCGCCGTCACGCAGCCGCCGACGCCGACCCGGGTGCTCGCTGCTGTTGA